A part of Notolabrus celidotus isolate fNotCel1 chromosome 21, fNotCel1.pri, whole genome shotgun sequence genomic DNA contains:
- the ube2h gene encoding ubiquitin-conjugating enzyme E2 H — protein sequence MSSPSPGKRRMDTDVVKLIESKHEVTILSGLNEFVVKFFGPQGTPYEGGVWKVRVDLPDKYPFKSPSIGFMNKIFHPNIDEASGTVCLDVINQTWTALYDLTNIFESFLPQLLAYPNPIDPLNGDAAAMYLHRPEEYKQKIKEYIQKYATEEALKEQEEGAGDSSSESSMSDFSEDEAQDMEL from the exons CATTGAGAGCAAGCACGAAGTCACCATCCTCAGCGGACTCAATGAATTTGTAGTGAAGTTTTTCGGACCACAAGGAA CACCGTATGAGGGAGGCGTGTGGAAGGTGCGAGTAGATCTTCCTGACAAATACCCGTTCAAATCGCCATCAATAG GATTCATGAACAAGATTTTTCATCCCAACATTGACGAAGC GTCAGGGACAGTGTGCTTAGATGTCATCAACCAGACATGGACAGCCCTTTATG atcTGACCAACATATTTGAGTCGTTCCTGCCGCAGCTGCTGGCTTACCCGAACCCCATCGACCCCCTGAATGGAGATGCAGCTGCCATGTACCTTCACCGGCCAGAGGAGTACAAGCAGAAAATCAAAG AGTACATTCAGAAATATGCAACAGAGGAAGCTCTGAAGGAGCAAGAAGAGGGGGCAGGTGACTCTTCATCCGAAAGCTCCATGTCTGACTTCTCAGAAGACGAGGCCCAGGACATGGAGTTGTAG